The nucleotide window TCCACCGCCGCGACGACTGCTCGCCTTTACCCACCCGCATCGCTCCTCCCTTGCCGAACAATGAACTCACCTGCACCGCCATCACCGGATGAGCGGTGCGTCCCGAATCAGCCGGCGGTGTCAGGTGCAGCGTCTGGGGCGGCCTCGGCCGCGCAGGGAATGCGCGATGCACGGCATTCCCGGGACACGAATGCGGCGGGCGGGATTCGAACCCGCGAAGGTCGTCACCCGAAGGTGAACCCCACCCCGGCCCGACGCGGTTACGCGACGGGACAGGTGCCGTCTCCACTGGGCTACCGCCGCACGCGCGCCTGCGCCCTCGGGTGCCGAACGAACAGCCCACCTGCACCACCATCACCCGATGAGCGATGCCGTCCAAACTACATGGCGGTGTCAGGTGCAGCGCCGGGTTCGGCCTGAACACCTTACCCGGCCCTCTGCTGCATCGCCTCCAGCGGCGCCGCGATGGAGGCCCGCCGCGGTGCCACGTCCTCATCCCGGTAGTAGCTGTCCAGCCCCTCGTCCGAGTCGCATACCCCGAGGAACCGTGCCGACCACCGGGCCACGATTGCCGCGTCCACGTGCGCCCGGCACCGCTCGACCAGGAAAGCCAGTACCACCAGCCGAGCCGCCACCTCGTCGTCCACGTCGTGGACGTTCAACTCCGGATCGGCCGCGAACCGGTCGAGCTCGGCGACGAGTTGCCGGGCAAGGCCGCAGGCGTACTCGCAGGCGTCGTCGCTTTGGAAGGTGTCGGTGCCCCACCGCCCCATGTCCCATCGCCCTCCCTCGCCGAACCAGTGTTTGGTGTGCGAAGGAACGCCCAGCAGCCCCAAGCCTGGTATCAAGCCTAAAGACTTATACCGGGCTTGGGGCTGGCCTGCAAGCAAGTGCCTTGCTGTCGCGCCCTCTGGTTACGCTTTCTTCACGTGCAACTGCTGCACTTCCTTCCACACGTCGCCGTAAGCCTCCTTGTCGAACGGCGGGCACCCGGTCTCGTACTGGCCCAGCGGGTGCTGCTTCGTGCGCATCAGGGCCGTACAGTAGCTGAACGTCCGGCACACCCGTTTGCGGTCCAGCTTACCGGTGTCGAGGAGCTGGCGCACCCAGTCGGGCTGCGAGAGCGTTGCGCGCCCCACCCCCACAATGTTGATGCGCCCGTCGCGCACGTTCGCCGCCCCCGCCTGCGGCAGGAACTCTTGCAGGTAACTGTACCCCGTCCCCACAAGGGCCAGATCCGGGTACGCCGCTTGAACCGTGGCGGCGGCGCGGAAGTGGCGGTCCACGCCGATCAGCGGGTGCTCGGGCGACTCGTACCCGTCCGGCGGCGGGTACTCGAAGGGGCGCCCGTAGTGCGGCTGCGCGTAGGGGTTGCCCATCGTCGCGTTGACGAGCGTCACACCCAGGGCGCGCATCTCACCGATCCACCGGAGCGGTTCCGTGAGGTCCACCGCGAACGGCTCCGTCTCCGACATGCCCCACCCGTTGACGAGCGGCAGCGCGTGCGCGTCCGGCGCGCCGGCATCGTCTTCCCCCTTGTGGAAGGGGATGCCGTCGAACAGGTTCATTCGCGTGGCGACGACGACGTGGGCCGGCACCGCGGCGCGAACCGCCTGAATCACCTCGCGGGCGAACCGGGTGCGGTTCTCGTAGCTGCCGCCGTACGGCCCCGGGCGGTTGCGCGCCCCGAGGAGTTCGTTGAGCAAGTACCGGTGGCACTGCTTCACGTCGACGAAGTCGAACCCGACCTCTACCGCGAGCTTCGCGGTCGCAACGTAATCGTCCACGAGCCGCTTGAGTTCGTCGTCGGTGATGAGCGGGTAGTCCGCCGTCACCTTCTCACCGGTCGCCTTGTTCGCGACGGTGCGCGGGTCGAGAACGGGGTCGTGGGTGGCGATGATCGGGTGCGGGTGGCTGTACCGGCCCGAGTGCGTCAGTTGCAGCCCGAACAGCAGGTCCGAATCGGTCCCGTTGGCGCCGCGGTGCGCCGCGCGGCACTCCTCGACGATCCGCGCGAAGTGGGGCTTCGTGTTCGGGTTCAGCACGATCTGGCGCGGGTTGGCCCGCGCCCCCGGCGTGACCGCGCACGCTTCGCCCCAGATCAGTTTTGCGCCGCCCGCCCCGAACCGGGCGTAGCGCCGGAAGGTGAGCGGGCCGGGGGCGCCGTCGGGTTCCCCGTCGCACCCCTCCATCGGG belongs to Gemmata obscuriglobus and includes:
- a CDS encoding NADH:flavin oxidoreductase, whose protein sequence is MAKFFKYKSVADLEAENARLGTDLRFSDDLAPLFRPIAVGPRTAGNRWCVHPMEGCDGEPDGAPGPLTFRRYARFGAGGAKLIWGEACAVTPGARANPRQIVLNPNTKPHFARIVEECRAAHRGANGTDSDLLFGLQLTHSGRYSHPHPIIATHDPVLDPRTVANKATGEKVTADYPLITDDELKRLVDDYVATAKLAVEVGFDFVDVKQCHRYLLNELLGARNRPGPYGGSYENRTRFAREVIQAVRAAVPAHVVVATRMNLFDGIPFHKGEDDAGAPDAHALPLVNGWGMSETEPFAVDLTEPLRWIGEMRALGVTLVNATMGNPYAQPHYGRPFEYPPPDGYESPEHPLIGVDRHFRAAATVQAAYPDLALVGTGYSYLQEFLPQAGAANVRDGRINIVGVGRATLSQPDWVRQLLDTGKLDRKRVCRTFSYCTALMRTKQHPLGQYETGCPPFDKEAYGDVWKEVQQLHVKKA